A portion of the Pseudomonas synxantha BG33R genome contains these proteins:
- a CDS encoding glycosyl transferase: MSDSTKHWADREERGSFWLMKLTALAAKVLGRRLLSPLLYSIVFYFFLFGRTARHSAWQYQQRLAQWSGRDELLPSHRKVFGQFMAFADSLLDKLDVWNGKLGLEQIEINDPAQLRGQLRGARGQMLVGAHLGNLEVCRALAEIGEQVTMNVLVHTKHAERFNRLLGEAGASHLRLIQVSELDPATMLLLSQRLDDGEWLAIAGDRIPLHGGRTVRVDFLGHPAAFPQGPWLLAGLLKCPVNLLMCLKHEGRYRLTIEPFAPLIEWKRSTREQVIAEWTARYAARLGQFCLQAPQQWFNFYPFWKTDDDAS; this comes from the coding sequence ATGAGCGACAGCACCAAGCACTGGGCCGACCGCGAGGAACGCGGCAGCTTCTGGCTGATGAAGCTCACGGCGCTCGCCGCAAAAGTCCTGGGTCGTCGCCTGTTGAGCCCTTTGCTCTACAGCATCGTTTTCTACTTCTTTCTGTTTGGCCGCACGGCGCGCCACAGCGCCTGGCAATATCAACAGCGCCTGGCCCAATGGAGTGGGCGCGATGAACTACTGCCCAGCCACCGGAAAGTCTTCGGCCAGTTCATGGCCTTCGCCGATTCCCTGCTCGACAAGCTCGACGTATGGAACGGCAAGCTGGGCCTGGAACAGATCGAAATCAACGACCCGGCGCAATTGCGCGGGCAACTGCGTGGCGCACGCGGGCAGATGCTGGTGGGCGCGCACCTGGGCAACCTGGAAGTGTGCCGTGCACTGGCGGAGATCGGTGAACAGGTCACCATGAACGTGTTGGTGCACACCAAGCACGCCGAGCGTTTCAACCGCCTGCTGGGCGAAGCCGGGGCCAGCCATTTGCGCCTGATCCAGGTCAGCGAGTTGGACCCGGCCACCATGCTGCTGCTCAGCCAGCGCCTGGACGACGGCGAATGGCTGGCGATTGCCGGTGACCGCATACCGTTGCACGGTGGGCGTACGGTGCGCGTGGATTTCCTCGGCCACCCGGCTGCGTTCCCCCAAGGCCCGTGGCTGCTGGCCGGGCTGCTCAAATGCCCGGTCAACCTGCTGATGTGCCTCAAGCATGAAGGCCGCTATCGCCTGACCATCGAGCCTTTCGCGCCGTTGATCGAATGGAAGCGCAGCACCCGCGAGCAAGTGATTGCCGAGTGGACCGCCCGCTACGCCGCACGCCTGGGCCAGTTCTGCCTGCAAGCGCCCCAACAATGGTTCAACTTTTACCCTTTCTGGAAGACCGATGACGACGCATCTTGA
- a CDS encoding glycosyltransferase family 2 protein, with product MHNPCALIPVYNHETAVPAVVRSLLGSGLPCVLVDDGSSPACAAVLAQLATLDNVTLLTLPSNQGKGGAVMAGFSEAARLGYTHALQVDADGQHDLREVETFIDTSRRHPDAVICGYPEYDDSVPKGRLYARYLTHVWVWINTLSLQIRDSMCGFRVYPLAPTLVLIDSAYIGTHMDFDSDILVRLAWRNQPMRWLPTQVHYPADGLSHFRLFRDNVRISAMHTRLFFGMLVRAPMILWRRWQA from the coding sequence ATGCATAACCCCTGCGCCCTGATTCCGGTGTACAACCACGAAACTGCCGTACCCGCCGTGGTCCGCAGCCTGCTGGGCAGCGGCTTGCCGTGCGTGCTGGTCGACGACGGCAGCAGCCCGGCCTGCGCAGCGGTGTTGGCGCAATTGGCCACCCTCGACAACGTCACCCTGTTGACCCTGCCCAGCAACCAGGGCAAGGGCGGCGCAGTGATGGCCGGCTTTAGCGAAGCGGCGCGCCTGGGCTACACCCACGCCCTGCAAGTGGACGCCGACGGCCAGCACGACCTGCGTGAAGTCGAGACCTTTATCGACACCTCGCGCCGGCACCCTGACGCCGTCATCTGCGGCTACCCCGAATACGACGACAGCGTGCCCAAAGGCCGCTTGTATGCGCGCTACCTGACCCACGTGTGGGTGTGGATCAACACCCTGTCGTTGCAGATTCGCGACTCGATGTGCGGTTTTCGCGTGTACCCGCTGGCGCCAACCCTGGTCTTGATCGACTCGGCCTACATCGGCACGCACATGGATTTCGACTCGGACATCCTGGTGCGCCTGGCCTGGCGCAACCAACCGATGCGCTGGCTGCCGACCCAGGTGCACTACCCTGCCGACGGCTTGTCGCACTTTCGCTTGTTCCGCGACAACGTTCGCATCAGCGCCATGCACACGCGGCTGTTTTTCGGCATGTTGGTGCGTGCGCCGATGATCCTGTGGCGACGGTGGCAGGCATGA